The DNA segment GCCCCGACTAGCGGTTTTCGATCAGAGGCTTTGCATTCCGAGCGATGAGGGGTTAACATCCGCAACCCTTAAAAACCGACGTCTTCAAGTGCTCTTTTGCCGCGAGGATGTTGACCCCGGTAATGAATGAAGGTAGCTCTGGATGCCAGCCGTCAAAGTTAAAGAGAACGAACCCTTCGACGTAGCTCTGCGTCGTTTCAAGCGCTCCTGCGAAAAAGCCGGTGTACTGGCTGAAGTTCGTAGCCGCGAATTTTACGAGAAGCCAACTTCTGAGCGTAAGCGCAAAGCAGCAGCCGCTGTTAAGCGTCACGCCAAGAAAGTTCAGCGCGAACAGCGCCGCGCCGTTCGTCTGTACTAATACACAGACGATCGTAGCAAGCTTCTTGCCTAAGCCCGGCCCTCAGCCGGGCTAATGGCATTTGCGTAAAACGCTTGATGCTTCACCGTCGAAGCCGCACATGCGATCGAGACAAAACTGCTTCACCGCGTCAGGCCTGGCTCTTTTGCCAGCGGTGCACGTCTTTTCTGACGAGCCTTTCAAGGCTACTGACGAGCACACCCACTGATTCCTCTCACGACGATCAGCCCAAGGCACCTGCATGCGTGCCCGTTTTATTGAGCTATCCGAGGCCATTTATCGGCCGTCAGCGGATTCAGCGCAACACTTTCAAATAGTCGAAGACTGATAGGCACTAACGTCAGTGGATTTTCGGCAGATACACTTCCCGACAGCGATCACGCAAACGACACCGGTCGAGCCGCCCATTTTGTGCGCTTCACTCAAGACCTGCGTCCGGCCGCCCTTCGCATCGGACTCATTACAAGCACAGACGAGAACGCCATGGCCGGGCTGATTCCCCAGAGCTTTATTGACGACCTCCTGAACCGCACCGACATCGTCGACGTGGTCAGCTCGCGCGTGCAACTGAAAAAGGCCGGCAAGAACTACACCGCCTGCTGCCCGTTTCATAAAGAGAAAACCCCGTCGTTCAGCGTCAGCCCCGACAAGCAGTTCTATTACTGCTTCGGCTGCGGCGCCGGCGGCAACGCCCTCGGCTTTCTCATGGACCACGACAACCTGGATTTCCCCCAGGCCGTCGAGGACCTGGCCAAAGCCGCCGGCATGGAAATCCCCCGCGAGGAAAGCGGTCGCCCGCACAAACCGCGGCAACCAACCGATTCGCCACTGTATCCGCTGCTCACCGCCGCCGCCGATTTTTACCGGCAGGCGCTCAAGAGCCATCCCGCACGCAAAGCCGCCGTGGATTACCTCAAGGGCCGTGGCCTGACTGGCGAGATCGCCCGGGACTTCGGCCTGGGTTTCGCACCGCCTGGCTGGGACAATCTGTTCAAGCATTTGAGCAGCGACACGTTGCAGCAGAAAGCCATGATCGACGCCGGCCTGCTGATCGAGAACGCTGAAACCGGCAAACGCTATGACCGCTTTCGCGATCGCGTCATGTTCCCGATCCGTGATACCCGTGGCCGGATCATCGCTTTCGGTGGCAGGGTACTGGGTGACGACAAGCCGAAATACCTGAACTCGCCGGAAACCCCGGTGTTCCATAAAGGCCAGGAACTCTACGGCCTCTATGAAGCACGCAAGAACAACCGCAATCTCGATGAAATCATCGTCGTCGAAGGCTACATGGACGTCATCGCCCTTGCCCAGCAAGGCTTGCGCAATGCCGTCGCGACCCTGGGCACAGCGACCAGCGAAGAACACCTCAAGCGCCTGTTTCGCGTCGTGCCGAACGTTCTGTTCTGTTTCGACGGCGACCAGGCCGGCCGCAACGCCGCATGGCGCGCCCTGGAAGCAACACTGCCGTGCCTGCAGGATGGACGCCGCGCGCGCTTCCTGTTTCTCCCGGAAGGCGAAGACCCGGACACCCTGGTTCGCGCCGAAGGCACTGACGCTTTCAAGGCTCGCATCAATCAGCATGCGCAGCCGCTGGCAGACTATTTCTTCCAGCAACTGACCGAGGAAGCCGATCCGCGCTCGCTCGAAGGCAAGGCTCACATGGCCACCCTCGCCGCACCGTTGATCGACAAAGTGCCGGGCGCCAACCTGCGCATC comes from the Pseudomonas sp. RSB 5.4 genome and includes:
- the dnaG gene encoding DNA primase, with the protein product MAGLIPQSFIDDLLNRTDIVDVVSSRVQLKKAGKNYTACCPFHKEKTPSFSVSPDKQFYYCFGCGAGGNALGFLMDHDNLDFPQAVEDLAKAAGMEIPREESGRPHKPRQPTDSPLYPLLTAAADFYRQALKSHPARKAAVDYLKGRGLTGEIARDFGLGFAPPGWDNLFKHLSSDTLQQKAMIDAGLLIENAETGKRYDRFRDRVMFPIRDTRGRIIAFGGRVLGDDKPKYLNSPETPVFHKGQELYGLYEARKNNRNLDEIIVVEGYMDVIALAQQGLRNAVATLGTATSEEHLKRLFRVVPNVLFCFDGDQAGRNAAWRALEATLPCLQDGRRARFLFLPEGEDPDTLVRAEGTDAFKARINQHAQPLADYFFQQLTEEADPRSLEGKAHMATLAAPLIDKVPGANLRILMRQRLTEITGLSSETVSQLAQSAPQEAPPAYDPGIDYDAMPDYSDYHQPQAQDMYVPQQEWTPKKPGAGGKKWDKKPWDKNGKRGGDRDQQRPRTPIGVESPTLTALRTLLHHPQLAKRVEDAGHIADENQTNAQLLVALLEAVQKNPKLNSFQLIARWHGTEQGRLLKALAEKEWLIDGENLEQQFFDTITSLSARQRERNLEQLLRKARQSELSVEEKNQLRDLLSRNVSASNPTSTGA
- the rpsU gene encoding 30S ribosomal protein S21, with amino-acid sequence MPAVKVKENEPFDVALRRFKRSCEKAGVLAEVRSREFYEKPTSERKRKAAAAVKRHAKKVQREQRRAVRLY